One part of the Plasmodium yoelii strain 17X genome assembly, chromosome: 13 genome encodes these proteins:
- a CDS encoding stromal-processing peptidase, putative produces MKKINEIILSFLFALHFVNCLKSNFRKNAYILHSPNWTNDSKTRFRRWNSQNNNNIQDLYQDDDLIKCELPNKLSSIIYKKRKNKNKKMYILNNENHVILPSNPISEEYKHCINPIDFNYEELHVYMEVNTGSVNEKKNQQGISHLCEHVSYMGSKKRKDIIDKNIRTNAYTDFHHIVFYISVSLNNEIYKENSLTDFKYDNFVKNIKEDDIENYDIYTVDEFNYKHSILSQCLDVMVDVLSGRDQFNKERITKEKKAIFSEYSIINTVEYKINSDIIKTLHKENRLSHRLPIGKLELLKRYEEKDVKEYFNLFFRPENVNLYVYGDINADIAQKIINSKFNNIKCTDLKKTDIEYLNILNDKNTLRSKNKNLPAVVHMYGSTPKNTSNANSYDKLIDTCNNNQQNSCNDKEVSQLISEDTSKMGELIDDNIADLVKFKNLKKENKNDIVTELKFRSYLQNKYAVNLEEEKSLNKPLEKNFKTQFEIFKYSLNNANINILLKEEIKSIRSMEDFKISIIKDIIFYCLSFRFNIHRNDLFNNIDINEYTNINEGSTIRTIEIKTNPQSIHKSINGLYKFIKSLIIYGFSKGEIENYKINEIDFDNIDEQNAEKNNTIDTTNNSNDGEKGSSSTSQNMKLGHSETCNEQNEEYILDTKMNEIYTDEIQKIIDYNSCNNVYMNEKREKKLKKQIFENITIEEINNFAKNYFQYLFNIFNEDTSLKPNCVIIHVPYANFNDLKKSDIKEYFYNNIYSEEQIPNYSINIQKQLLSPQYIYQNITENLHRSKYIDLIPQKQKNSSIFSYILNQIKRLEKPHGIHNTNCILKNLNTEPNFDLFKACYNIDHNDNKKIDTINELNNNEFPKSSNTNNFDQDIETTNENFHEDVKLLNLKNYVLSNKGKKEIENYQLLNGIKINLYKTQIDKKYVYLRLIIPHNDILRKKKNKLQNKSSNFDLLFSIICLFEGGEIENISRENVEIHCSNKSINIYIDINDEYFYIDIYTYNKYENINSAFSILNNIILQTKIEPSSLPRVVDKLKKDFFEYKNNLQSFLLGQTIYYLSDGAIGNQNFDIQDVEKITFETVQNVLNNLFTDLSLFELTIVGDISNRIHYYILHYLGTLKNRNMEAYKNLKETEQLKDISPLEKNAPLQQSTPNKNFETPHISNDLIKKKNENNLLDEYNLLCPFKNYEDKLKDDTYVYIKEKEEHAIFLLIGKSANHFGFLPNGVHISLYLIQYLKELLHHKENEHRKKTDDKKNNKNLDTTMIDSELESISKHINIKDCEGDTFQEIINRKAKLYIHPLFFSIVSYIIQYILNSKFFHHLREKKELTYDSSFEFINYDKYFAGFFTLLVQTNPQDLNIVKKEVLSAFHEFTRNYYNYSDYLIHNAKLSYLNKKNKDLKYFIDKISGMMLTHFPLKYKNKGLLKDNIILNKIQKIDILLVLFILFNQKKNYHISYGISAPENLWTNLYKNINKLG; encoded by the exons atgaaaaaaataaatgagattattttatcttttttattcgCGTTACATTTTGTAAATTGTCTTAAAAGCAACTTTAGGAAAAATGCCTATATTCTTCACTCCCCCAATTGGacaaat GATTCCAAAACCCGTTTCAGAAGATGGAATAgccaaaataataataat ATTCAAGATTTGTATCAAGATGATGATTTGATAAAATGTGAGTTGCCAAATAAATTAAGTAgtataatatacaaaaaacgaaaaaataaaaacaaaaaaatgtatatattaaataatgaaaaccATGTAATATTACCTTCGAATCCAATTTCGGAAGAGTATAAACATTGTATAAATCCAATCGATTTTAACTATGAAGAATTGCATGTCTATATGGAAGTAAATACTGGAAGTGTCAACGAAAAGAAAAATCAGCAAGGTATTAGTCACTTATGTGAACATGTATCTTATATGGGTTCAAA GAAAAGAAAAGATAtcatagataaaaatattcgaACAAACGCATATACCGATTTTCATCATATCGTTTTTTATATAAGTGTGAGTTTAAATAacgaaatatataaagaaaactCTTTAACCGATTTCAAGTATgataattttgtaaaaaatattaaagaaGATGATATTGAAAATTATGACATATATACAGTTGACGAATTTAATTATAAGCATAGTATTTTATCTCAGTGTCTTGATGTTATGGTAGATGTTTTATCGGGTCGAGATCAATTTAATAAGGAAAGAAtaacaaaagaaaaaaaagccATATTTTCTGAATACAGTATTATAAATACCGTAGAATACAAAATTAACTCCGATATTATAAAAACTTTGCATAAAGAAAACAG gtTATCTCATAGACTCCCAATTGGAAAACTAGAATTACTAAAACGTTATGAAGAAAAAGACGTAAAGGagtattttaatttattttttagaccTGAGAATGTaaatttatatgtttatGGGGATATAAATGCTGATATTgcacaaaaaattataaacagcaaatttaataatataaaatgtaccgatttaaaaaaaacagatatagaatatttaaatattttaaacgATAAAAATACACTCCGATcaaagaataaaaatttacCTGCTGTTGTTCATATGTATGGTTCGACACCAAAAAACACAAGTAATGCAAATTCTTATGATAAGTTAATTGACACATGCAATAATAATCAACAAAATTCATGTAATGATAAAGAAGTTTCACAATTAATATCAGAAGATACTTCTAAAATGGGCGAATTGATAGATGATAATATTGCAGATCTTGTCAAATTTAAGAATCTAAAGAAAGAAAACAAAAATGATATTGTTACCGAATTAAAATTCCGATcttatttacaaaataaatatgctgTAAATTTGGAAGAAGAAAAATCATTAAACAAACcattagaaaaaaatttcaaaactcaatttgaaatatttaaatattcgCTAAATAAtgctaatataaatattttattaaaagaagaaataaaaagtaTTAGATCTATGGAAGATTTTAAAATATCCATAATAAAAGACATCATATTTTACTGCTTATCATTTAGATTTAATATACATAGAAATGAtctatttaataatatagatataaacgaatatacaaatataaatgaaggATCCACTATTAGAacaatagaaataaaaacaaatccCCAATCTATTCATAAAAGTATAAACggtttatataaatttataaaaagtcTGATTATATATGGATTTTCAAAAGGAGaaattgaaaattataaaattaatgaaattgATTTTGATAACATCGATGAACAAAAtgcagaaaaaaataatactattGATACTACCAATAATAGTAATGATGGGGAGAAAGGATCATCTTCCACTTCACAAAATATGAAACTAGGTCATTCTGAAACATGCAACgaacaaaatgaagaatatattttagaCACTAAAATGAATGAAATATATACTGAtgaaattcaaaaaataattgacTACAATTCATGTAACAATGTATATATGAatgaaaaaagagaaaaaaaattaaaaaaacaaatttttgaaaatattacaattgaagaaataaataattttgctaaaaattattttcaatatttatttaatatatttaatgaggATACTTCATTAAAACCAAATTGTGTTATTATTCATGTTCCATATGCCAattttaatgatttaaaaaaaagtgatattaaagaatatttttataataatatatattcagaAGAACAAATACCAAATTATTCAATAAATATCCAAAAACAATTATTATCACcccaatatatatatcaaaatattaCAGAAAATTTGCATAGATCAAAATATATCGATCTAATCCcccaaaaacaaaaaaactCATCAATTTTTAGTTACATACTAAACCAAATTAAACGGCTAGAAAAACCTCATGGAATTCATAATACAAATTGCATCTTAAAAAATCTAAACACAGAACCAAATTTTGACCTATTTAAAGCATGTTATAATATTGACCATAatgataacaaaaaaatagacACAATAAacgaattaaataataatgaatttcCAAAAAGCAGTAATACTAATAATTTTGACCAGGATATCGAAACtacaaatgaaaattttCATGAGGATGTTAAATTGCtgaatttgaaaaattatgtattatCAAATAAGGGtaaaaaagaaatagaaAATTATCAACTACTAAATGgcattaaaataaatttatataaaacacaaattgataaaaaatatgtttatttaagACTCATAATTCCACATAACGATatattaagaaaaaaaaaaaacaaacttCAAAACAAAAGCAGTAACTTCgacttattattttctattatatgCTTATTTGAAGGAGGtgaaattgaaaatataagCAGAGAAAATGTTGAAATACATTGTAGCAATAAAAGCATAAACATATACATAGATATAAATGatgaatatttttacatcgatatatatacatataataaatatgaaaatattaattctgcattttctattttaaataatattatattacaaACGAAAATTGAACCTTCGTCTCTACCAAGAGTTgttgataaattaaaaaaagactTTTTCGAgtacaaaaataatttacag TCATTTTTATTAGGACAAACGATTTATTATCTATCTGATGGTGCAATAGGAAACCAAAATTTTGATATTCAGGATGTGGAAAAAATTACCTTTGAAACTGTACAGaatgtattaaataatttattcactgatttatcattatttgaATTAACAATTGTTGGAGACATTTCTAACAgaattcattattatattcttcaCTATTTGGGTACTTTGAAAAATAGAAATATGGAGGCATATAAAAATCTCAAAGAAACAGAACAATTAAAGGATATTAGCCCATTAGAGAAAAATGCACCGTTACAGCAAAGCAcaccaaataaaaattttgaaacaCCCCATATTTCTAATGatcttataaaaaaaaaaaatgaaaacaatttattagacgaatataatttattatgtccatttaaaaattatgaagaCAAATTAAAAGAcgatacatatgtatatataaaagaaaaagaagaacatgctatttttttattaataggAAAAAGTGCAAATCATTTTGGATTTTTGCCAAATGGTGTGcatatatcattatatttaattcaaTATTTAAAGGAATTATTACACCATAAGGAAAATGAACACCGAAAAAAAACAGATGACAAAAAGAATAACAAAAATTTGGATACAACCATGATCGATTCCGAACTCGAATCGATATctaaacatataaatataaaagattGTGAAGGAGATACTTTCCAAGAAATTATTAACAGAAAagcaaaattatatatacatccattattttttagtatAGTATCCTATATTATTCAATATATATTGAATAGCaaattttttcatcatttaagagaaaaaaaagaattaacATATGATTCATCttttgaatttataaattacgATAAGTATTTTGCTGgattttttacattattaGTTCAAACAAATCCACAAGATTTAAATATAGTGAAAAAGGAAGTTTTATCAGCTTTTCATGAATTTACaagaaattattataattattctgactatttaatacataatgctaaattatcatatttaaataaaaaaaataaagatttaaaatattttattgatAAAATATCTGGTATGATGTTAACACATTTTccattaaaatataaaaataaaggtttattaaaagacaatattatattaaataaaattcaaaaaatagaCATACTTTTAGTTTTATTCATACtatttaatcaaaaaaaaaattatcatatatcTTATGGAATATCCGCTCCAGAAAATTTGTGGACTAACTtgtacaaaaatataaataaattgggATGA
- a CDS encoding delta-aminolevulinic acid dehydratase, putative, producing MKKINEIILSFLFALHFVNCLKSNFRKNAYILHSPNWTNDSKTRFRRWNSQNNNNNSSNLIEDDKSIEDLYNENISSQNALKNFSKDINGNIYIDTNRRERRIKRNKHLLALYNNNNIKASNFIYPLFIHEEDIEKKETKLEGIYTFNYEGIVKEIEECLKLNIHHFMFFPVVREENKSVYCEECYNENSYFCKTITKIKDKFLNDVIIYVDIALDPYNIYGHDGIYDNKNQEIINDISVHTLVKQSLCLAKSGADVLCPSDSMDNRIELIRKNLDYCNFRNVLILSYTCKYASTLYKPFRYILSANISKNFIKNKQSYQHNFNNYIDLNNVDKHIKEGADIIMVKPSLFYLDIIREIKKRIGENINVPIAVYNVSGEYMMIKSYVKYLNENENYENEILTELFKSYLRAGANIIITYFAKQYGLYIKNLYEKKINIEDNNSNNFNVELTL from the exons atgaaaaaaataaatgagattattttatcttttttattcgCGTTACATTTTGTAAATTGTCTTAAAAGCAACTTTAGGAAAAATGCCTATATTCTTCACTCCCCCAATTGGacaaat GATTCCAAAACCCGTTTCAGAAGATGGAATAgccaaaataataataat AATTCCAGCAATTTAATTGAAGACGATAAATCAATTGAAGATTTATATAACGAAAACATCTCAAGTCAAAACGCCTTAAAAAATTTCTCCAAAGATATAAATGGCaacatatatattgataCAAATAGGCGTGAAAGGCGgataaaaagaaataaacaCTTGCTCGCattgtataataataataatataaaggCATCAAATTTCATTTATCCATTATTCATCCATGAAGAG GATatcgaaaaaaaagaaacaaagTTAGAAGGAATATACACATTTAACTATGAAGGAATAGTAAAGGAAATAGAAGAATGTTTAAAATTAAACATTCatcattttatgttttttccAGTTGTAagagaagaaaataaatctGTATATTGCGAAGAATGCTATAATGAGAATAGTTATTTTTGTAAAACGATAACTAAAATAAAAGACAAATTTTTGAATGATGTTATAATTTATGTTGACATAGCTCTAGATccttataatatttatggtCATGATGgtatatatgataataaaaaccaggaaattataaatgatataaGTGTGCATACCCTTGTTAAGCAG TCCCTTTGTTTGGCGAAATCGGGAGCTGATGTTTTGTGCCCAAGTGATTCAATGGATAATAGAATTGAACttattagaaaaaatttGGATTATTGTAATTTCAGaaatgttttaattttatcatacACATGTAAATACGCATCAACCCTTTATAAGCCATttagatatattttaagtgctaatatatcaaaaaactTTATTAAAAACAAACAGTCATATCAACACAATTTCAACAATTACATTGATCTTAACAATGTAGATAAAC ATATAAAAGAAGGAGCAGATATTATAATGGTCAAACCATCCTTGTTTTACTTAGATATTATaagagaaataaaaaaaaggattggagaaaatataaatgttccCATAGCTGTCTATAACGTTTCTGGAGAATATATGATGATTAAAAGTtatgtaaaatatttgaatgaaaatgaaaattatgaaaatgaaattCTTACAGAGTTATTCAAAAGTTATTTGAGAGCTGGagcaaatataattattacatattttgCTAAGCAATATGGATTATATATCAAAAacttatatgaaaaaaaaattaatattgaagataataatagcaataattttaatgtaGAACTaactttataa